A section of the Thermotoga caldifontis AZM44c09 genome encodes:
- a CDS encoding oxygen-binding di-iron domain-containing protein, with amino-acid sequence MTQTTVLFDNGTHKFYFLGWEEKEEEIVQTNQYLIVDGNEAVLLDPGGAHVFPRVLANVSEIVDPSKITHIFYTHQDPDVTSGIILWLSIAENSKVYISNLWVRFLPHFGVFDQRRIVPIPDHGDTIRFKSGNVLEIIPSHYLHSTGNFTLYDPTAKILFSGDIGTCVFPAGRRYRETEDFESHVKNMELFHRRYMTSNVACRKWVDIVSKKQIEQIAPQHGAVMKGGCVQKFFQWLRELRCGIDLIDQFYGK; translated from the coding sequence TTGACACAGACTACCGTGCTTTTCGACAACGGCACTCACAAATTCTACTTCCTTGGATGGGAGGAGAAAGAGGAAGAGATCGTTCAGACGAACCAGTACCTGATCGTGGATGGGAACGAAGCGGTGCTGCTCGATCCAGGCGGAGCACACGTCTTTCCAAGGGTCTTGGCGAACGTGTCAGAGATAGTGGATCCATCGAAGATAACTCACATATTCTATACCCACCAGGATCCCGACGTGACCAGCGGAATAATCCTGTGGCTTTCCATAGCCGAAAACAGCAAGGTTTACATCTCGAACCTGTGGGTGCGCTTTCTGCCGCATTTCGGCGTTTTCGATCAGAGGAGGATCGTACCGATACCAGACCACGGAGACACGATCAGGTTCAAGAGCGGAAACGTTCTGGAGATCATACCGTCGCACTATCTGCACTCGACGGGAAACTTCACGCTCTACGATCCGACGGCGAAGATCCTCTTTTCCGGAGACATCGGAACGTGCGTCTTTCCCGCCGGTAGAAGGTACAGAGAGACCGAAGATTTCGAATCGCACGTGAAGAACATGGAGCTGTTCCACAGAAGGTACATGACCAGCAACGTTGCCTGCAGAAAGTGGGTCGATATCGTTTCGAAGAAGCAGATAGAGCAGATCGCACCACAGCACGGAGCGGTCATGAAGGGCGGCTGCGTTCAGAAGTTTTTCCAGTGGCTCAGGGAACTCAGGTGCGGAATTGATCTGATCGATCAGTTCTACGGGAAGTGA
- a CDS encoding flagellin produces MRINHNINALNAWRSMSETQYAMSKTLEKLSSGLRINRAGDDAAGLAISEKMRGQIRGLNMAVKNAQDAISLIQTAEGALTEVHSILQRMRELAVQAASDTNTDVDRNQIQAELDQLKEEIDRIARTTEFNTMKLLDGKIESFRASPDAKVVTAGNINLTLGEVSSAAVEGTYVVEVGQLDGSETSALDVKITLFTAGGMDSTIATLGAGSAAIGNITFKWDSTVFKLADFGGALPLNEVIDSAVVRVEALYTAAKQLIFQIGSNEGHNMIAGIDDMRAAALGLTTASLKVTDQNSAERTIMVIDAAIHKVSSARARLGAVQNRLEHTISNLGVAAENLTAAESRIRDADMAKEMMEFTKQQILMQSSMAMLAQSNALPQTVLQLLR; encoded by the coding sequence ATGCGTATCAATCACAACATCAACGCACTGAACGCATGGAGGAGCATGAGCGAGACACAGTACGCGATGAGCAAAACGCTCGAGAAGCTCTCTTCAGGTTTGAGGATCAACAGGGCAGGAGACGACGCGGCAGGGCTTGCGATCAGCGAAAAGATGAGAGGTCAGATCAGGGGCTTGAACATGGCAGTGAAGAACGCACAGGACGCGATATCGCTGATACAGACGGCAGAAGGTGCACTGACAGAGGTACACTCGATCTTGCAGAGGATGAGAGAGCTTGCGGTACAGGCAGCATCCGACACGAACACGGACGTTGATAGGAACCAGATTCAGGCAGAGCTGGACCAGTTGAAGGAAGAGATAGACAGGATCGCAAGGACGACGGAGTTCAACACGATGAAACTTCTGGATGGAAAGATCGAAAGCTTCAGGGCATCTCCAGATGCGAAGGTGGTTACCGCTGGAAATATCAACTTGACGCTTGGAGAAGTTAGCTCTGCAGCAGTTGAAGGAACCTACGTTGTTGAAGTTGGGCAACTTGATGGTTCAGAGACAAGCGCGCTGGATGTTAAGATAACGCTCTTCACTGCGGGTGGTATGGACTCCACCATAGCGACACTTGGTGCAGGCAGTGCCGCGATTGGCAATATTACGTTCAAATGGGATTCAACTGTTTTCAAACTTGCCGATTTTGGCGGCGCTCTACCGCTGAATGAAGTTATCGACAGCGCCGTAGTCAGGGTGGAAGCACTTTACACGGCTGCAAAACAATTGATCTTCCAGATCGGTTCGAACGAAGGTCACAACATGATCGCGGGTATCGACGATATGAGAGCAGCCGCACTTGGGCTTACCACTGCATCACTGAAAGTCACCGATCAGAACAGTGCAGAAAGAACGATCATGGTTATAGACGCGGCGATACACAAGGTGAGCAGTGCGAGGGCAAGGCTTGGAGCAGTTCAGAACAGGCTGGAACACACGATAAGCAACCTTGGAGTTGCGGCGGAGAACCTGACAGCGGCGGAGTCTCGAATCAGGGATGCGGACATGGCGAAGGAGATGATGGAGTTCACGAAGCAGCAGATACTGATGCAGTCGAGCATGGCGATGCTGGCGCAGTCGAACGCGTTGCCGCAGACGGTGCTGCAGCTGTTGAGATGA